One region of Epilithonimonas zeae genomic DNA includes:
- a CDS encoding NADH-quinone oxidoreductase subunit B, translating to MSDNKPVIKTDAPAPPGFEGEGFFATQLSSVIGMARKFSLWPLPFATSCCGIEFMATLNPTYDASRFGMERNSFSPRQADMLMVCGTISKKLGPVLKEVYTQMAEPKWVVAVGACASSGGIFDTYSVLQGIDKIIPVDVYVPGCPPRPEQIIEGVMQVQALAESESIRRRDMPEYQHLLDSYNIDN from the coding sequence ATGTCAGATAATAAACCAGTAATAAAAACAGATGCGCCCGCTCCTCCAGGATTTGAAGGGGAAGGATTCTTTGCAACGCAATTGAGCAGTGTTATCGGGATGGCAAGAAAGTTCTCACTTTGGCCGTTACCATTCGCTACTTCTTGTTGTGGAATCGAGTTTATGGCTACATTGAATCCAACATACGATGCTTCAAGATTTGGAATGGAAAGAAACTCTTTCTCGCCAAGACAAGCAGATATGTTGATGGTTTGCGGAACTATTTCTAAGAAATTAGGTCCGGTTTTGAAAGAAGTTTACACCCAGATGGCTGAGCCAAAATGGGTTGTTGCTGTTGGAGCTTGTGCTTCAAGCGGAGGTATTTTCGATACTTATTCAGTTCTTCAAGGGATTGATAAAATCATTCCTGTTGACGTGTACGTTCCGGGTTGTCCGCCAAGACCAGAACAAATCATAGAAGGTGTAATGCAGGTTCAGGCTTTGGCAGAAAGCGAAAGCATCAGAAGAAGAGATATGCCGGAATATCAACATTTATTAGATTCTTACAACATCGACAACTAA
- a CDS encoding NADH-quinone oxidoreductase subunit C, protein MTNEFVLEAITREFPESVVSSSEPYGMLTIEIKKDDIKKVIHYLKDSTLEFNFLTDICGIHYPETPEKEIGVVYHLHNLMANVRLRLKIFMTRENIEVDSLTELFAGANWMERETFDFYGIKFKGHPDLRPILNMEDLGYHPMLKEYRLEDGTRTDKNDAMFGR, encoded by the coding sequence ATGACGAACGAATTTGTATTAGAAGCCATCACGAGAGAATTCCCTGAGTCTGTAGTTTCGAGTTCAGAACCTTATGGAATGCTGACGATTGAAATCAAAAAAGATGACATCAAGAAAGTGATTCATTATTTGAAAGATTCAACTTTGGAATTTAATTTCCTGACGGATATCTGTGGAATCCATTATCCTGAGACGCCTGAAAAAGAAATCGGTGTCGTTTATCATTTGCATAATTTGATGGCTAATGTCAGATTGCGTCTTAAGATTTTTATGACGAGAGAAAACATAGAAGTAGATTCTTTAACCGAATTATTCGCAGGTGCCAACTGGATGGAAAGAGAAACTTTTGACTTTTATGGAATTAAATTCAAGGGGCATCCTGATTTGAGACCAATCCTTAATATGGAAGACCTTGGATATCATCCAATGCTGAAGGAATATCGTTTGGAGGACGGGACAAGAACTGACAAGAACGATGCAATGTTCGGAAGATAA
- a CDS encoding NADH-quinone oxidoreductase subunit D, producing the protein MKDNSLSNILNQYDSKEQIDGQLYTLNLGPTHPATHGIFQNVLTMDGERILHAEQTVGYIHRAFEKISERRNFAQITTLTDRMNYCSAPINNIGWHMTVEKLIGVKVPKRVDYMRVILMELARIGDHLICNGVTGMDAGAITGLTYMFIERERIYDMYEQICGARMTTNMGRIGGFERDFTPKFHELLKDFLKTFPPRFQEFCNLLERNRIFMDRTIGAGAISAERALSYGFTGPNLRAAGVDYDVRVAQPYSSYEDFDFIIPVGTAGDTYDRFMVRQQEVWESIKIIKQAYENLPEGPFHADVPEFYLPEKADVYQKMEALIYHFKIVMGETDVPKGEVYHAVEGGNGELGFYLVSDGGRSPYRLHFRRPCFIYYQAYPEMITGSVISDAIVTMCSMNIIAGELDA; encoded by the coding sequence ATGAAAGACAACTCATTATCTAATATACTTAACCAATACGACAGCAAGGAACAAATCGACGGACAATTGTACACGTTGAATTTGGGACCTACCCACCCTGCAACACATGGGATTTTCCAGAACGTTCTTACAATGGACGGAGAAAGGATTCTTCACGCTGAGCAGACTGTTGGTTATATCCACAGAGCTTTTGAGAAAATTTCTGAAAGAAGAAATTTCGCTCAGATTACAACGCTTACCGACCGTATGAATTACTGTTCTGCGCCTATCAATAATATCGGTTGGCATATGACAGTGGAAAAATTAATTGGTGTCAAAGTTCCAAAACGCGTCGATTATATGCGTGTGATTTTGATGGAATTAGCAAGAATCGGAGACCACTTGATTTGTAACGGTGTAACCGGAATGGATGCCGGAGCGATTACAGGATTGACATATATGTTCATAGAAAGAGAGCGTATTTACGATATGTATGAGCAAATCTGTGGGGCAAGGATGACGACCAATATGGGAAGAATCGGAGGTTTTGAAAGAGATTTCACGCCAAAATTCCACGAGTTATTGAAAGATTTCTTAAAAACTTTCCCACCAAGATTCCAGGAATTTTGTAATCTTTTGGAGAGAAACAGAATCTTTATGGACAGAACGATTGGCGCAGGAGCCATCTCGGCAGAGAGAGCTTTGAGTTACGGTTTCACAGGTCCAAATCTACGTGCAGCTGGTGTTGATTATGATGTAAGAGTTGCGCAACCTTATTCTTCTTATGAAGATTTTGATTTCATCATTCCTGTTGGAACTGCTGGAGATACTTACGACCGTTTTATGGTTCGTCAGCAAGAAGTTTGGGAATCAATTAAAATTATAAAACAAGCTTACGAAAACCTTCCTGAAGGTCCTTTCCACGCAGATGTTCCAGAGTTTTATCTCCCGGAAAAAGCAGACGTTTATCAAAAAATGGAAGCTTTGATCTACCATTTCAAGATTGTAATGGGAGAAACGGATGTTCCTAAAGGCGAAGTTTACCACGCTGTTGAAGGTGGAAACGGAGAATTAGGTTTCTATCTTGTGAGCGATGGCGGAAGAAGTCCATACAGACTACACTTCAGAAGACCTTGTTTCATCTACTATCAGGCGTATCCTGAGATGATTACTGGCTCTGTAATTTCTGATGCGATTGTAACGATGTGTAGTATGAATATTATTGCGGGAGAATTAGACGCATAA
- the nuoE gene encoding complex I 24 kDa subunit family protein, translating to MSETIAFKPESLAQVHKIIARYPEGRQKSALIPVLHIAQKEFDGWLAVPVMDYVAELLSITPIEVYEVATFYTMFNMKPVGKYVLEVCRTGPCMLNGSDNILDHIRKKLNIKDGETSEDGLFTLKPAECLGACGYAPMMQLGKFFHENLTIEKVDEILDLCRQGAIALD from the coding sequence ATGAGCGAAACAATTGCTTTTAAACCTGAGAGTTTAGCACAGGTTCATAAAATTATCGCAAGATATCCGGAAGGCAGACAAAAATCTGCGTTGATTCCTGTCTTGCACATTGCACAGAAAGAATTCGATGGTTGGTTGGCAGTTCCAGTGATGGATTATGTGGCAGAATTATTGAGTATCACGCCAATCGAAGTATATGAAGTTGCGACTTTCTATACAATGTTCAATATGAAGCCGGTGGGGAAATATGTTTTGGAAGTTTGCAGAACCGGACCTTGTATGTTGAACGGAAGTGATAATATCTTAGACCATATTCGTAAAAAACTGAATATTAAAGATGGAGAAACTTCCGAAGACGGGCTATTCACTTTGAAACCTGCCGAATGTCTTGGAGCTTGTGGATATGCACCAATGATGCAGTTGGGTAAATTCTTTCACGAAAATTTAACAATAGAAAAAGTTGACGAGATTCTTGACCTTTGCAGACAAGGAGCCATCGCTTTAGATTAA
- the nuoF gene encoding NADH-quinone oxidoreductase subunit NuoF — translation MGKKLLLKNAHIEGIRYFETYRKHGGYEAAEKALKMKPEEILEEVKTSGLRGRGGAGFPTGMKWSFLAKPEGVPRHLVVNADESEPGTFKDRYLMEFLPHLLIEGMLISSYTLGSNTSYIYIRGEYSWIPDILEEAIEEAKAAGFLGKNILGTGFDLEIYVQRGGGAYICGEETALLESLEGRRGNPRLKPPFPAVKGLWERPTVVNNVESIAAVVPIIEIGGAEYAKIGVGRSTGTKLISACGNIKKPGVYEIDMTITVEEFIYSDEYCGGIPNGKKLKACIPGGSSVPIVPANLLLKTINGEPRYMNYESLADGGFATGTMMGSGGFIVLDEDQCVVNHTMTLARFYNHESCGQCTPCREGTGWMYKILKKIEKGEGKMEDIDLLWDIQRKIEGNTICPLGDAAAWPVAAAIRHFRDEFEWHVNNPELSQTQNYGIANYADPIPAVANN, via the coding sequence ATGGGTAAAAAACTTTTACTTAAAAATGCACATATAGAGGGAATTCGTTATTTCGAAACTTACCGTAAACACGGAGGTTATGAAGCTGCGGAAAAAGCTCTTAAAATGAAACCTGAAGAAATCCTGGAAGAAGTTAAAACTTCCGGACTTCGTGGTCGTGGTGGCGCTGGTTTCCCTACTGGAATGAAGTGGAGTTTCTTGGCTAAGCCGGAAGGCGTTCCAAGACACTTAGTCGTAAATGCTGACGAATCTGAACCAGGTACTTTCAAAGACAGATATCTGATGGAATTTCTTCCTCATCTTTTGATTGAAGGAATGTTGATTTCATCTTACACTTTAGGTTCTAATACATCCTATATATATATAAGAGGAGAATATTCTTGGATTCCTGATATTTTGGAAGAAGCAATCGAAGAAGCGAAAGCGGCTGGATTTCTTGGAAAAAATATATTAGGAACTGGTTTTGATTTGGAAATCTATGTCCAAAGAGGTGGTGGCGCTTACATCTGCGGTGAAGAAACGGCATTGCTTGAATCTCTTGAAGGCAGAAGAGGAAATCCAAGACTTAAACCACCTTTCCCTGCTGTAAAAGGACTTTGGGAAAGACCAACGGTTGTGAACAATGTTGAATCTATTGCAGCTGTTGTTCCAATCATCGAAATTGGCGGTGCTGAATATGCTAAAATCGGCGTTGGAAGGTCAACAGGAACTAAATTGATTTCTGCCTGCGGTAACATCAAAAAACCAGGCGTTTATGAAATCGATATGACCATTACGGTTGAAGAATTCATTTATTCTGATGAATATTGTGGGGGAATCCCAAATGGTAAAAAGCTGAAAGCTTGTATTCCTGGTGGAAGTTCTGTTCCAATTGTTCCAGCTAATCTTTTATTGAAAACTATCAATGGTGAACCAAGATATATGAATTATGAATCTCTTGCTGACGGTGGTTTTGCTACCGGAACGATGATGGGTTCAGGAGGATTTATTGTTTTGGATGAAGATCAATGTGTGGTAAATCATACAATGACTTTAGCAAGATTCTACAACCACGAGAGCTGTGGTCAATGTACGCCTTGCCGTGAGGGAACGGGTTGGATGTACAAAATCCTGAAAAAAATAGAAAAAGGAGAAGGAAAAATGGAAGACATCGATTTGCTTTGGGACATCCAGAGAAAAATCGAAGGGAATACTATCTGTCCTTTAGGAGATGCTGCTGCCTGGCCGGTTGCTGCTGCTATCAGACACTTCAGAGATGAGTTTGAATGGCATGTGAACAACCCAGAGTTGAGCCAGACTCAAAATTACGGAATTGCCAACTATGCTGACCCAATACCAGCAGTGGCTAACAATTAA
- a CDS encoding 2Fe-2S iron-sulfur cluster-binding protein, whose product MSEEVKKFKVTIDGQTTEVLPGTSILEAARQIGGKSVPPAMCYYSKLETSGGRCRTCLVEVSKGSEADPRPMPKLVASCRTGVMDGMEVKNLTSEKAQEGRKAVTEFLLVNHPLDCPVCDQAGECHLQDLGYEHGNLETRTEFERNTYDADDIGPYIKLNMNRCILCARCVLAANQLTEKREHGILYRGDHAEISTMLNKALDNDFIGNVIDVCPVGALTDRTARFASRVWFTKPYNATCTCTKCSGKAVLWMKGDEVVRVTARKDQYGEVEDWICNECRFEKKDTALWNIEGPRHIDRHSVISLNHYEKKTDSYNVLDNPEAKEIGVADEKEIEKLDS is encoded by the coding sequence ATGAGCGAAGAAGTCAAAAAATTTAAAGTTACCATAGACGGACAAACTACCGAAGTTTTGCCTGGCACTTCTATTCTGGAAGCAGCTAGACAAATCGGTGGAAAATCTGTACCTCCTGCAATGTGCTACTACAGCAAATTGGAAACCAGTGGTGGGAGATGTAGAACGTGCCTTGTAGAAGTTTCCAAAGGTTCTGAGGCAGACCCAAGACCAATGCCAAAATTGGTAGCGAGCTGTAGAACTGGTGTTATGGACGGAATGGAAGTGAAAAACTTAACTTCTGAAAAAGCGCAGGAAGGTAGAAAAGCTGTTACAGAATTCCTTTTGGTAAATCACCCATTGGATTGCCCTGTTTGTGACCAAGCTGGAGAATGTCATCTTCAGGATTTGGGTTACGAACACGGAAATCTTGAAACCAGAACAGAATTTGAGAGAAATACTTACGATGCAGACGACATTGGTCCATATATCAAACTGAATATGAACCGTTGTATTCTTTGCGCAAGATGCGTTTTGGCTGCGAATCAATTAACTGAGAAAAGAGAACACGGAATCCTTTACAGAGGTGACCATGCAGAGATTTCAACGATGTTGAACAAAGCTTTGGATAATGATTTCATCGGTAACGTGATTGATGTGTGTCCGGTGGGAGCTTTGACAGACAGAACTGCTAGATTTGCAAGCAGAGTTTGGTTTACGAAGCCTTACAATGCGACTTGTACGTGTACAAAATGTAGCGGAAAAGCTGTACTTTGGATGAAAGGTGATGAAGTGGTAAGAGTAACAGCCAGAAAAGACCAATACGGTGAGGTTGAAGACTGGATTTGCAACGAGTGTCGTTTTGAGAAAAAAGATACTGCACTTTGGAACATCGAAGGACCAAGACATATCGATAGACATTCTGTGATTTCTCTTAATCACTATGAGAAAAAAACAGACAGCTACAATGTTTTGGATAATCCGGAAGCCAAAGAAATTGGTGTAGCAGACGAAAAAGAAATTGAAAAATTAGATAGTTAA
- the nuoH gene encoding NADH-quinone oxidoreductase subunit NuoH translates to MELLTFKIILVLALFLLALTIAAYSTWAERKVASIMQDRIGPNRAGPFGLLQPLADGGKFFFKEDFTPQNAEKFLFILGPSLVMFISLITGAVIPWGKTLNFGGISYDLQVANIDVGVLFIIGMASIGVYGIMIGGWASNNKYSLLGAIRASSQMISYELAMGLSLLSIIMMSGSLDLKLITEAQSAGKIWGFIPAISGINWNILYQPLAFLIFFIAAMAETNRHPFDLPECESELVTGYSTEYSSMKLGLYMFGEYVNMFISNAFMVVLFFGGYNYPGIDWVTHNWGENIAGVLSILAFLTKTIIGILIFMWIRWTLPRFRYDQLMHLGWKTLIPLALVNLIATGAVILAFGN, encoded by the coding sequence ATGGAATTACTAACTTTTAAAATCATATTAGTATTGGCGCTGTTCCTTTTGGCACTTACTATTGCTGCCTACTCTACTTGGGCAGAAAGAAAAGTGGCGTCGATAATGCAAGACCGTATCGGACCAAACAGAGCGGGACCTTTCGGGCTATTACAACCGTTGGCAGATGGTGGTAAATTTTTCTTCAAAGAAGATTTTACACCTCAAAATGCAGAAAAGTTCCTCTTCATTTTAGGCCCATCTTTGGTAATGTTTATTTCATTGATTACCGGAGCAGTAATTCCTTGGGGAAAAACATTGAATTTCGGAGGTATTTCTTACGATTTACAGGTTGCTAATATCGATGTTGGTGTATTGTTCATCATAGGAATGGCTTCTATCGGAGTTTATGGAATTATGATTGGAGGTTGGGCTTCCAACAACAAATATTCATTATTAGGTGCCATCAGAGCGTCTTCTCAGATGATTTCTTACGAATTGGCAATGGGATTATCATTGTTGTCAATCATTATGATGTCCGGAAGTTTGGATTTAAAATTAATTACAGAAGCACAATCTGCTGGGAAAATTTGGGGATTCATTCCTGCCATTTCCGGAATCAACTGGAATATCCTTTATCAACCTTTAGCTTTCCTGATATTTTTCATTGCTGCAATGGCAGAAACCAACCGTCACCCATTCGATTTACCTGAATGTGAATCTGAATTGGTAACTGGTTATTCTACCGAATATTCGTCAATGAAATTAGGACTGTATATGTTTGGAGAATATGTGAATATGTTTATCTCCAATGCATTTATGGTGGTTCTTTTCTTCGGAGGTTACAATTATCCCGGAATCGATTGGGTAACTCACAACTGGGGAGAGAATATTGCAGGTGTTTTGAGTATCCTAGCTTTCTTAACAAAAACAATCATCGGAATTTTGATCTTTATGTGGATCAGATGGACACTTCCGAGATTCAGATATGACCAATTGATGCACCTTGGATGGAAGACTTTGATTCCTTTAGCTTTGGTGAATCTAATTGCTACAGGTGCTGTGATTTTAGCATTTGGAAATTAA
- a CDS encoding NuoI/complex I 23 kDa subunit family protein, which translates to MKLTNRSKVVSNKEMTLGEKIYLPAIFKGMGITFKHAVRTVLKGAPAVYSYPEVQKPRAEIWRGQHVLKRDEEGRERCTACGLCAVACPAEAITMTAAERTKDEKHLYREEKYASIYEINMLRCIFCGMCEEACPKSAIYLTDRLVDVEQNRNSFIYGKEKLVEKINARIDITERQSEKQKKAVK; encoded by the coding sequence ATGAAACTTACTAATAGATCAAAAGTTGTTTCTAACAAAGAAATGACTCTGGGTGAAAAAATCTATTTGCCGGCGATTTTCAAAGGTATGGGAATCACTTTCAAGCACGCTGTAAGAACTGTGTTGAAAGGTGCTCCTGCAGTATATTCTTATCCGGAGGTTCAGAAACCGAGAGCAGAAATCTGGAGAGGACAGCACGTTTTGAAGCGTGATGAAGAAGGTAGAGAGAGATGTACAGCTTGCGGACTTTGTGCAGTGGCTTGTCCTGCAGAAGCGATAACAATGACAGCTGCTGAAAGAACTAAAGACGAGAAACACCTTTACAGAGAAGAGAAATATGCATCGATCTATGAAATCAATATGTTGAGATGCATCTTCTGCGGAATGTGTGAAGAAGCTTGTCCAAAATCTGCTATCTATCTTACAGACAGATTGGTAGATGTAGAACAAAACAGAAATTCTTTCATCTATGGAAAAGAAAAATTGGTCGAAAAAATTAATGCAAGGATTGATATCACAGAGAGACAATCTGAAAAACAAAAAAAGGCAGTAAAATAA
- a CDS encoding NADH-quinone oxidoreductase subunit J has protein sequence MDQILFFIVAFIAIASAVYFVFARNPLYAILSLIVTMFSIAGMYILLNAQFLGIVQIIVYTGAIMVLFLYILMMLNLNKEDESKKGSLPKFIGIISVCILFIGMLGAYRGLSGKTTVADNIDHSVGLTKNLGRLLFNEYVLPFELASILILAGIVGAVLIGKKDL, from the coding sequence ATGGACCAGATTTTATTTTTTATCGTAGCGTTTATCGCCATTGCAAGTGCTGTTTACTTTGTATTTGCAAGAAATCCTTTATATGCCATTCTTTCTTTGATTGTAACAATGTTCTCTATCGCGGGAATGTACATTCTTCTTAATGCGCAGTTTTTAGGTATTGTTCAAATCATCGTTTACACAGGAGCCATTATGGTTTTGTTTCTTTACATCTTGATGATGTTGAACTTGAACAAAGAAGACGAAAGCAAGAAAGGAAGCCTTCCAAAGTTCATTGGAATTATTTCTGTTTGTATCTTATTTATAGGAATGTTAGGAGCTTACAGAGGTCTTTCTGGAAAAACAACGGTTGCAGACAACATCGACCATTCGGTTGGTTTGACCAAAAATCTGGGAAGATTATTGTTTAACGAATATGTATTGCCATTCGAATTGGCTTCGATTCTGATTTTAGCAGGTATCGTGGGCGCTGTTCTTATCGGTAAAAAAGATTTATAA
- the nuoK gene encoding NADH-quinone oxidoreductase subunit NuoK produces MEVNTFIQQVPLEYFIILSTVLFCLGVLGVLLRKNAIVILGCVELMLNSVNLLLAAFSAYKGDGNGQLLVFFIMVVAAAEVAVGLAIIAMMYRNTKSVDVSIFNKLRG; encoded by the coding sequence ATGGAAGTGAATACATTTATACAACAGGTTCCTTTAGAATATTTCATTATTCTGAGTACAGTTTTATTTTGCCTTGGTGTTTTGGGAGTTTTGCTTCGTAAAAATGCTATCGTGATTTTGGGATGTGTAGAATTGATGCTTAATTCCGTAAATCTTTTATTGGCAGCATTTTCTGCTTACAAAGGTGATGGTAACGGACAGCTTTTGGTTTTCTTCATTATGGTGGTTGCAGCAGCGGAAGTAGCTGTAGGATTGGCAATTATCGCAATGATGTACAGAAATACCAAATCTGTGGACGTGAGTATTTTTAATAAATTAAGAGGATAA
- the nuoL gene encoding NADH-quinone oxidoreductase subunit L, whose translation MENLVYAIVLLPLAGFLINGLFGKNLPKVFVGGLATLVVFASFVIATSIFLGFKSDSAPVIVKAFEWFRVDGIQVNFGFQVDQLSLMMVMIITGIGSLIHLYSIGYMSHDKGFYKFFTYLNLFIFSMLLLVLGSNYLILFIGWEGVGLCSYLLIGFWYTNEDYGKAARKAFIMNRIGDLALLIGIFTIASQVNAIDYLSVQENASKFALDSNIIIFITASLFIGATGKSAQVPLYTWLPDAMAGPTPVSALIHAATMVTAGIYLVVRSNFLFTLAPTVQDGILFIGFLTAALAGFYALRQNDIKKVLAYSTVSQLGFMFIALGLGAYTTAMFHVMTHAFFKALMFLGAGSVIHAMSNEQDMRFMGGLKKYVPITHITFLIGTLAISGFPLLSGMISKDEILVAAYAKSPIYWVMLFVLAATTAAYMFRLYYLTFHGEFRGTEEQKHHLHESPLNMTLPLIVLAVLSVVGGFINLPHFIGHGHYAKLMEWLKPVLTEQSFSEMEATLSGVDFNTEMILLGATILMFFSVWFIVKNIYVNKKKMALPEDKYTGWEKLSAKKLFVDEIYNAMIVRPFEEAGKAAAMFDKAVLDPIVNFIGLGAADSGRAAKRLQNGNVENYVLIMSLAIGIVLIVNFILK comes from the coding sequence ATGGAAAATTTAGTTTACGCAATTGTACTTTTGCCTTTAGCCGGATTCCTGATTAACGGACTTTTTGGAAAGAATCTTCCGAAAGTTTTTGTTGGAGGATTGGCAACATTAGTAGTTTTCGCTTCATTTGTTATCGCAACCAGTATATTTTTAGGATTCAAAAGTGATAGCGCACCTGTTATCGTAAAAGCTTTTGAATGGTTTAGAGTGGATGGGATTCAGGTTAATTTTGGTTTCCAAGTTGACCAATTATCATTGATGATGGTAATGATTATTACCGGAATTGGGTCATTAATCCACCTCTACTCTATTGGCTATATGAGCCACGACAAAGGATTCTACAAATTCTTTACTTACCTTAACCTTTTTATTTTTTCGATGTTGCTTTTGGTTTTAGGAAGCAATTATCTGATTTTGTTTATCGGTTGGGAAGGTGTAGGACTTTGTTCTTATCTATTGATTGGATTCTGGTACACCAACGAAGATTATGGAAAAGCGGCTAGAAAAGCTTTCATTATGAACCGTATTGGTGACTTGGCATTGTTGATTGGTATTTTCACAATTGCTTCTCAAGTCAACGCAATCGATTATTTGAGCGTCCAGGAGAATGCTTCAAAATTCGCTTTAGACAGCAATATTATTATATTCATCACGGCAAGTTTATTCATTGGAGCAACTGGTAAATCAGCTCAGGTTCCATTATATACTTGGTTACCGGATGCGATGGCTGGACCAACGCCAGTTTCAGCTTTGATTCACGCAGCAACGATGGTAACGGCTGGTATTTACTTAGTAGTAAGAAGTAATTTCTTATTCACTTTAGCGCCAACTGTTCAGGATGGGATTCTATTCATCGGGTTCCTGACAGCTGCATTAGCTGGATTCTATGCACTTCGTCAGAACGATATCAAAAAAGTGCTGGCTTATTCTACAGTTTCACAGCTTGGATTTATGTTCATCGCTTTAGGTTTGGGCGCTTATACAACAGCAATGTTCCACGTAATGACGCACGCTTTCTTCAAAGCTTTGATGTTCTTGGGAGCTGGTTCTGTCATCCACGCAATGAGCAACGAACAAGATATGCGTTTTATGGGCGGACTGAAAAAATATGTTCCAATCACGCACATCACTTTCCTTATCGGAACGTTGGCAATTTCAGGTTTCCCATTACTTTCTGGAATGATTTCTAAAGACGAAATTTTGGTTGCAGCTTATGCGAAAAGTCCAATCTATTGGGTAATGTTATTCGTTTTGGCAGCAACAACCGCAGCATATATGTTCAGATTGTACTATCTGACTTTCCACGGCGAGTTCAGAGGTACAGAAGAACAAAAACATCACTTACACGAGAGTCCATTGAATATGACTTTGCCATTAATCGTTTTGGCTGTCCTTTCAGTTGTTGGAGGTTTTATCAATCTTCCTCACTTCATCGGTCACGGTCATTATGCAAAATTGATGGAATGGCTGAAGCCAGTATTGACGGAGCAAAGTTTCAGCGAAATGGAAGCGACTCTTTCTGGTGTTGATTTTAATACAGAAATGATTCTTCTTGGAGCCACGATTTTAATGTTCTTCAGTGTTTGGTTCATTGTTAAAAACATTTACGTTAATAAGAAAAAAATGGCGCTTCCTGAAGATAAATATACAGGTTGGGAGAAACTGTCTGCTAAAAAATTATTCGTGGATGAGATTTACAATGCAATGATTGTAAGACCTTTCGAAGAAGCTGGAAAAGCAGCTGCAATGTTTGATAAAGCAGTTCTTGACCCGATTGTGAATTTCATTGGATTAGGAGCTGCAGATTCTGGACGTGCGGCGAAACGTCTCCAAAACGGAAATGTAGAAAACTATGTGCTGATTATGTCATTGGCGATAGGAATTGTATTGATTGTTAACTTTATATTGAAATAA